The Thermoanaerobaculia bacterium genome contains the following window.
TCTGTACACGGGCAAGCGAAGCCAGCTCGTGGCGATGAGCCTGGGGCCCGGAGAAGAAATCGGCGCCGAGACGCATCCGGCGACCGATCAGATCTTTTTCTTCATCGACGGCGCGGGCGAAGCGACGGTCGATCACAAGCCGCTCCGCGTGGCCGCGGGCGAAGTGCTCTGTGTCCCGGCCGGGACGCTGCACAACGTCCGGAACACGTCGAAGAAGGCGATGAAGCTCTTGACGCTCTATGCGCCGCCGGAGCATCCGGCGGGAACGGTCGAGAAGACGCGGGAGGAGGCCCTCGCTTCGCACACCCACTGAGCGCCCGTTTTCGGATTCGGTTCCCGGTTAACTTCGCGCCGTCTGGAAGCCCCCTCGGAGGAGAGCCGGGCGGAGCATCTACGAAAAGGAGACCCGTCATGAAACTCACGAGACGTCTCGCATATCCCCTGGCCCTCGCGTTCCTCTGCGCTCTCGCCGTCCCGATCGCTCGGGCGGACACGGCGTGGAGGACCCCGCTCCGGCTCGCCGAGCCGACCGAGATCCCCGGCATGACCCTCGCTCCCGGCGAGTACGTGATCAAGGTGATCGACACTCAGAAGATCCGGACCATCGTCCAGTTCCTCAACCCGGCCGAAACCGAGGTCATCGCGACGGTGCTCGCGGTGCCGCTCCGTCACGTCGCGGCCAACGAAAGGACCGAGTTCACGTATTTCCAGCGCGCCGCGGGACATCCGCAGGCGCTGAGGACCTGGATGTATCCGGGCGAAACGTTCGGCGTCGAGTTCGTCTATCCGAAGGCGGAAGCGATCATCCTCGCCGAAGAGACGCACGAAACGGTTTACGCCACGCCGGCGCCGGAGCCGAGCCTCAAGGCCGAGGTGGTCGAAGTCACCCCGGAAAAGAAGGAGGTTCCCCTTCCGGAGCCCGTCCTTCCGAAGACCGGCAGTGATCTGCCGCTCGTCGGACTGCTCGCGGCCGCGTCGCTCGCCGGCGCCGCCGGACTGAGGGTCCTCGGAAATCGGATCGGCTGATTCGATGCGCTCTTCTTCCGGCCTCCGGGGCACCCGCCCCGGAGGCCTTCGTGCATTCGAGCGGGCGCTCTGGATCGCCGGCGCGCTCGGTCTCGGCTGGTGCGCCCTCGTGATCGCCATCACCCGGCTCGACGAAGCCGCCGCGTCGCGACGGCTCGACGCGGCGATCGCGGCGCGCCGCTCCGCCTCGCCCGTTCCCTCCGAAGCAGCCGCGGCCCCCGCCATCTCGCGGAGCGCCCCGCTCGCGGAGGCCGCGGCCCCGGAAGCCTTCGGGCCCCCCGCCCCGCCTCCGTCCGCCGCTCGAAAGTCGGCGCTCCCCATCTCCCGGCCCTCCCCCCCGCCGCCGCTCGTCCGAGGAGCGATCATCGCCCGCATCCGAATCGAGAAGATCGGCCTGTCGGTGGTCGCGCGCGAGGGAGACGACTCGCTCACTCTCCGATTCGCGGTCGGACACATCCCG
Protein-coding sequences here:
- a CDS encoding class D sortase yields the protein MRSSSGLRGTRPGGLRAFERALWIAGALGLGWCALVIAITRLDEAAASRRLDAAIAARRSASPVPSEAAAAPAISRSAPLAEAAAPEAFGPPAPPPSAARKSALPISRPSPPPPLVRGAIIARIRIEKIGLSVVAREGDDSLTLRFAVGHIPGTPIPPRGGNAVFAGHRDRQFRSLGRLKPNDAIRLTTEDGEFLYRVEWTAVVDPDALWVLDPTPDASLTLVTCFPFGYVGSAPDRFVVRARRVES
- a CDS encoding cupin domain-containing protein; protein product: MTYLKNFQNVASENDFFRNVLYTGKRSQLVAMSLGPGEEIGAETHPATDQIFFFIDGAGEATVDHKPLRVAAGEVLCVPAGTLHNVRNTSKKAMKLLTLYAPPEHPAGTVEKTREEALASHTH